Proteins encoded within one genomic window of Sminthopsis crassicaudata isolate SCR6 chromosome X, ASM4859323v1, whole genome shotgun sequence:
- the LOC141548933 gene encoding UDP-N-acetylglucosamine transferase subunit ALG13-like, which produces MKSVFVTVGTTSFDELITCVSSRPTLQMLRKLGYRKLVLQIGKGKVVPDSFASTAFSLIVYRYKHSLKEDIKRSDLIISHAGAGSCLEILGEGKPLVVVVNEKLMDNHQLELAKQLHEEGYLFYCTCSTLLELFSSMDLSSLKPFPPGKPELFSDFLDTVMGLKK; this is translated from the exons ATGAAGTCCGTGTTCGTCACCGTGGGCACCACCAGTTTCGACGAACTCATAACCTGCGTGTCTTCCAGGCCTACCCTGCAG aTGCTCAGGAAACTGGGTTATCGCAAACTTGTTCTGCAGATTGGAAAAGGCAAAGTGGTGCCAGACTCCTTCGCTTCGACGGCTTTTTCTTTGATCGTTTACAGGTACAAGCATTCCTTGAAAGAAGACATTAAGAGATCAGATCTGATCATCAGCCATGCAG GTGCGGGTAGTTGCTTGGAGATCCTGGGAGAAGGGAAGCCCTTGGTGGTGGTCGTAAATGAAAAGCTGATGGACAATCACCAGTTGGAACTGGCCAAGCAGCTGCACGAAGAAGGGTATCTTTTCTATTGCACatgcag cacCCTTCTTGAGCTGTTCTCATCAATGGACTTATCATCATTGAAACCTTTTCCTCCTGGCAAGCCAGAATTATTCTCTGACTTTTTGGATACAGTTATGGGACTTAAAAAATGA